The DNA region GTTTCGAGGTGACTTGGCTACCGGTGGATGGCTGGGGCCGGGTTGCGCCGAGGCATGTGCAAGGCGCCCTCCGGCCCAACACCATCCTGGTATCGTTAATGGCGGCCAACAACGAGACGGGTGTTTTGCAGCCCGTGTCAGAGGTGGCAGCCATTTGCCGCGCGGCAGGGGTGCTGTTTCACACCGACGCGGTTCAATATTTTGGGAAGGAACCCTTTGCATCGATGACCCAGTTCGGGGCGGATCTGGTGTCGGTTTGCGCGCATAAATTTCATGGCCCGAAGGGAGTGGGCGCGCTTTACGTGCGTTCTCCGTTTCATCCTTGTCCCACCCAGATGGGGGGGCCTCAAGAAAACGAGTTGCGGGCGGGTACGGAAAACCTCGCGTCCGTCTGGGGGCTTCTGACGGCGATGGAGAAATTCTGGACGCCACCCGTGTTCCAGAACTCCAGGAACGCTCATTTCCAAGCGATTCTGCGATCCTGTTTGGATCAGATTCTCGAAGTCCGTGTTTGGACCCCGAGTTCAGGCTTTCTCTCCAATACTTTATCCTTCTCGGCGAGTGGGACAGACAGTCTGGCGCTGTTGGCGGCCCTGGATTTGGAAGGATTTTGTGCTTCCAGTGGCTCCGCCTGTTCCGCCGGATCGCTGACCCCTTCGCACGTTTTGAAAGCGATGGGGGTTGAATCTGAACTTGCCAATGCTTTGGTCCGCTTCTCCTGGGGTCGAGACACGGCTGCGGATGAGATCCATCGGTTGGCGGACAGACTTCCCCGAATGGTGGAACAAGTCCGATCGGGACGCCGGGAAAACGTGGTGAACAAGGCGCGAATCGTCGGCGAACCGGAAACGGAGAACTAGGTCATGGCGAACAAGAGGGACTCCCAACCCCCAAAGCTCCGAAGTTTTTCAGCACTGCTTTTACTCGCAACGTGTTGTCCCTGTCTTGACTACGAACCTTGTCTGCTTTATTCACCGCCCTTAATAAGAAGACTTTGCTTTCTGAATTTCCAAATCAGTATTAACTCACGACAATGAAACTGGCGATTGGCAAAGATCAACTCATGGCGGGGTTACAGACGGTGCAAAACATCGTTGGAACACGGACGACCCTGCCGGTGCTTTCCAACGTGTTATTGCGAGCGCACGACGGGATTTTGGAATTCAAGGCAACCGACATGGATGTCTCACTGGCTTGTTCGTTGCCGGCGGATATTGGTGAGGATGGTGATCTTACCCTTCCCGTGAAGAGGTTGTTCGGCATTGTGAGGGAACTGCCGCCAGGGGACGTGGATTTGGAGTCGGATGAGAAGCATGTCGCGGTGGTTCGATCCGGCGCCACGCTTTTCAAGATTCATGGCTTGGCCGCCGAGGAATTTCCGCCGATTCAGCCTTTCGTGGGGAGGACGAAACTGTCGCTGGTGTCGGACCGTCTCAAGTCGATGTTGAAGAAGACTTCCTTCGCGGTTTCCACAGATGAGACGCGGTTTGTCCTGAACGGGATCTATTGCAGTTTGCGTGATCAGAAGCTGACCATGGTGGCTACGGACGGGAGGCGCCTGGCTTTGACCGATGAGGAAGTGGATGTGAGCGGGGATGCGGTGGATATGATTCTGCCGATCAAGGCGATCAACGAGTTGAGCCGGTTATTGCAGCCGACGGGGCAGGTGGAGATCCAGGTGAGGGAGAATCAGGCAGCGTTTCGGATCCTCGACGAGAAAGGATTCGAGGTGATGCTGATTACGCGGCTGGTCGAGGGAAACTATCCGAACTACCGGCAGGTCATTCCGAGTGAGGCGAAGGAGAGAATCCGCTTCGCCCGCGAGGAGCTGGCGCAGGCGTTGCGGAGGGCGCAGTTGATGACCAGTGACAAATCCAATTCGGTGAAGCTCGCGTTTTCGTTGAACAATCTGGCCATCACAGCCAACACGCCTGAGATCGGGGAGTCGCGGGAATCGATTGCCATTCAGTATGAAGGCAAAGAGTTTGCCATCGCGTTCAATCCGACGTTTTTGCTGGATCCGTTGAGGGCGTTGGAAGACGAGGAGATTTTTCTCGAGTTGACCGACGAGCTAAGCCCTGGCGTCGTCAAGATTCGGGGTCCATTTCTCTATGTCATCATGCCGATGCGGATGACGTAGGGAGCCCGTTGAGAGCCTGGTGAGTTCGAACGCCGCAGTCGAGGAGGGCGAGCATCCGTTGGGGTGGATGCTGGGATTGTCGGCGTTCACCCTGATCCTGGATCAAGCGACCAAGGTATGGGCGACGCGGCTGCTGAGGAACGGGGAGGAATTGGAGATTGTGCCCGGTTTTTTTCGGCTGGTTCATTGGCAGAACACGGGCGCCGCTTGGAGTTTGTTTACCGGAAAGAATGACTGGCTGGCCACGATCTCCATCGTTTCGCTGGTGGCCTTGTTTTATTTTCGCCATTATTTTGACGCCCACACGAGGATGGGGCGCATCGCGCTGGGGTTGTTGTTTGGGGGTATTGCCGGCAATGTGATCGATCGGTTTCGCGTCGATCACGTCATCGATTTCATTTATTTTTACGCGGAACGGCGCGGGGGAGGCGAGGTGGGTTTTCCAGCATTCAACGTCGCCGACGCCACCATCACGGCGGGTGTGGTCTTGCTGCTCTGGATGTCGTGGCGCAAAGAGGAGGAGCGAGACAAAGCCACGCTGGCGGCTTCAGGTCAGGACGAAGCCAAGCCGGAACGTTCCGGCTGATGATTCTGGCGCGGAAACACCATGGTTCCAGCGCTTTGGATCTGCGGTCCGACGGCTGTCGGCAAGAGCCTGGTGGCTTTGCAATTGGCGGAGGAAATCGAAGGAGAGATCATTTCCGTGGATTCCATGCAGGTTTATCGAGGCATGGACATTGGAACGGCCAAGCCCACCGCGAAGGAGCGAGAACGGGTGAGGCATCATTTGCTCGACGTGGTGGATTTGCCGGGAACTTTTACGGTGGCGGATTTCCTGGAGAGCGCGGCGCAGGCGGAAAGGGAGGTGCGGTCGCGAAACAAGACGCCCGTCTATTGCGGCGGGACGGGGCTTTACTTCAAGGCGATGAGTCACGGGATTGGCGCGGGTCCGGCTCCCGATGAAAAACTGCGGCGGGAGCTTGAGGAGCAAACAATTGAGGCGTTGTTGGAGGAAGTTCGCGCCCGGGACGAGGCCTTGTGGCGAGTGCTGGACAGAAGCAACCGGCGGCGGGTTGTTCGCGCGGTGGAAATGCTGCGGTTGAGCGGCAAGAAAGTGTCCGAAAGCCGCTCCGCCTGGGGCGCGTGTTCTGTGGCGAACGTCGTGGCGGTGGGGCTGCGGCGAACGCGTGAGGAGTTGGTCCAGCGGATCGAGCATCGAGTTCGCGAGATGTTCAAGGCCGGCTTGGTGGAGGAGGT from Verrucomicrobiota bacterium includes:
- the dnaN gene encoding DNA polymerase III subunit beta; this translates as MKLAIGKDQLMAGLQTVQNIVGTRTTLPVLSNVLLRAHDGILEFKATDMDVSLACSLPADIGEDGDLTLPVKRLFGIVRELPPGDVDLESDEKHVAVVRSGATLFKIHGLAAEEFPPIQPFVGRTKLSLVSDRLKSMLKKTSFAVSTDETRFVLNGIYCSLRDQKLTMVATDGRRLALTDEEVDVSGDAVDMILPIKAINELSRLLQPTGQVEIQVRENQAAFRILDEKGFEVMLITRLVEGNYPNYRQVIPSEAKERIRFAREELAQALRRAQLMTSDKSNSVKLAFSLNNLAITANTPEIGESRESIAIQYEGKEFAIAFNPTFLLDPLRALEDEEIFLELTDELSPGVVKIRGPFLYVIMPMRMT
- the miaA gene encoding tRNA (adenosine(37)-N6)-dimethylallyltransferase MiaA, with protein sequence MVPALWICGPTAVGKSLVALQLAEEIEGEIISVDSMQVYRGMDIGTAKPTAKERERVRHHLLDVVDLPGTFTVADFLESAAQAEREVRSRNKTPVYCGGTGLYFKAMSHGIGAGPAPDEKLRRELEEQTIEALLEEVRARDEALWRVLDRSNRRRVVRAVEMLRLSGKKVSESRSAWGACSVANVVAVGLRRTREELVQRIEHRVREMFKAGLVEEVERLAGSGLLQSATARQALGYRQVLEMKAAGKKATEMEADVALRTRQFAKRQMTWFRAMAGLEWIDWESGLTAREIASRMAAKWRLGSKHRHESLSQHL
- the lspA gene encoding signal peptidase II codes for the protein MLGLSAFTLILDQATKVWATRLLRNGEELEIVPGFFRLVHWQNTGAAWSLFTGKNDWLATISIVSLVALFYFRHYFDAHTRMGRIALGLLFGGIAGNVIDRFRVDHVIDFIYFYAERRGGGEVGFPAFNVADATITAGVVLLLWMSWRKEEERDKATLAASGQDEAKPERSG
- a CDS encoding cysteine desulfurase, which produces MPQASYLDYNATTAIDPDVLQSMLPFWTDHYGNPSSIHSIGRLARGWLDEARTRTAELWKCKPHEVVFTSGGTESNNLAVLGTARKLKARGNHLVTSPTEHPAVLESFRNLEQQEGFEVTWLPVDGWGRVAPRHVQGALRPNTILVSLMAANNETGVLQPVSEVAAICRAAGVLFHTDAVQYFGKEPFASMTQFGADLVSVCAHKFHGPKGVGALYVRSPFHPCPTQMGGPQENELRAGTENLASVWGLLTAMEKFWTPPVFQNSRNAHFQAILRSCLDQILEVRVWTPSSGFLSNTLSFSASGTDSLALLAALDLEGFCASSGSACSAGSLTPSHVLKAMGVESELANALVRFSWGRDTAADEIHRLADRLPRMVEQVRSGRRENVVNKARIVGEPETEN